A genomic segment from Streptosporangium roseum DSM 43021 encodes:
- a CDS encoding prenyltransferase/squalene oxidase repeat-containing protein — MSTTRTARPAGASPQDLLAEIAVDPMGQVTASVYETARLVASAPWLSGHRRRIEFLIRGQNPDGTWGGPGPYVLVPTLSAVEALFTVVSAARPGERAASGHSDVAGAVHRGLHALFARLDPQSRAVLPDTIGAEFLIPWLVGEINRHLDALERHPVPGLAAWHGSGRLHTPDGWDPAPLDRLRHAAGQGHALPPKVWHSLEALGGTAVQAPQVRPVGGAVGCSPAATAAWLGPGDGDGAGTERRRAIEYLHTVQARHDGPVPGVTPIGVFERAWVLSALAEAFPGTAPPRELGHSLHAAFGDLGVPAGAGLPPDSDDTAGALHALALIGRPRSPECLWAYEADTHFRCFAAERTPSTSTNAHILMAFGDHEAGAADRARYRRAIGKISHWLHGQQRPDGSWIDKWHASPYYATVCSVSALARHGDASSAAALRAAAEWVLGTQRHDGSWGLWSGTSEETAYAMQTLLRAPARDDGAVRRAVLRGDAFLAGQHRADHRDHDGRDDHDGSGGRRGHDRHGERGGPDGPDGPDGHGRRGDARRYPPLWHDKDLYAPVAVIRAETLAARTLARTRILERQR, encoded by the coding sequence ATGAGCACCACGCGTACGGCACGTCCCGCCGGAGCCTCTCCCCAGGACCTTCTCGCTGAGATCGCCGTCGATCCCATGGGTCAGGTCACCGCCTCGGTCTACGAGACGGCCCGGCTGGTGGCGTCGGCACCGTGGCTGAGCGGCCACCGGCGGCGGATCGAGTTCCTGATCCGGGGCCAGAACCCGGACGGCACCTGGGGAGGACCGGGCCCCTACGTGCTGGTCCCCACCCTCAGCGCGGTCGAGGCCCTGTTCACCGTGGTGAGCGCCGCCCGGCCCGGCGAGCGGGCCGCATCCGGCCACAGCGATGTCGCGGGTGCCGTCCACCGCGGCCTGCACGCGCTGTTCGCGCGGCTGGACCCCCAGTCGAGAGCCGTCCTTCCGGACACCATCGGGGCGGAGTTCCTCATCCCCTGGCTCGTCGGCGAGATCAACCGGCATCTGGACGCGCTGGAGAGGCACCCCGTCCCCGGACTGGCCGCCTGGCACGGCTCGGGGCGCCTCCACACACCCGACGGGTGGGATCCGGCCCCCCTCGACCGGCTCCGCCATGCCGCCGGGCAGGGGCACGCGCTGCCCCCGAAGGTCTGGCACTCCCTGGAGGCGCTGGGGGGCACCGCCGTACAGGCTCCCCAGGTGCGTCCCGTCGGCGGGGCCGTGGGCTGCTCGCCGGCCGCCACCGCCGCCTGGCTGGGCCCCGGGGACGGCGACGGGGCGGGCACGGAGCGGCGGCGCGCGATCGAATACCTGCACACCGTGCAGGCCAGGCACGACGGCCCGGTCCCGGGCGTGACGCCGATCGGCGTCTTCGAGCGGGCCTGGGTGCTCTCGGCGTTGGCCGAGGCGTTTCCGGGCACCGCGCCGCCCCGGGAGCTGGGCCACAGCCTGCACGCCGCCTTCGGCGACCTCGGCGTGCCCGCCGGCGCGGGCCTGCCGCCCGATTCGGACGACACCGCCGGGGCGCTCCACGCCCTGGCGCTCATCGGCAGGCCCCGGTCCCCGGAATGCCTCTGGGCCTACGAGGCCGACACCCATTTCCGCTGCTTCGCCGCCGAGCGCACTCCTTCCACCAGCACCAACGCCCACATCCTCATGGCCTTCGGGGACCATGAGGCCGGCGCGGCGGACCGGGCCCGCTACCGGCGGGCGATCGGCAAGATCTCCCACTGGCTGCACGGGCAGCAGCGGCCCGACGGGAGCTGGATCGACAAATGGCACGCCTCCCCCTACTACGCCACGGTCTGCAGCGTCTCGGCCCTGGCCCGCCACGGGGACGCGTCGTCCGCCGCGGCGCTGCGCGCGGCCGCCGAGTGGGTGCTCGGCACCCAGCGCCACGACGGGTCATGGGGCCTGTGGTCCGGCACCTCCGAGGAGACCGCGTACGCGATGCAGACCCTGCTCCGGGCCCCCGCACGCGACGACGGCGCGGTGCGCCGCGCCGTGCTGCGCGGTGACGCCTTCCTCGCCGGGCAGCATCGCGCGGACCACCGTGACCACGACGGACGCGACGACCACGACGGATCCGGCGGGCGCCGCGGCCATGACCGCCACGGCGAGCGCGGCGGACCCGACGGACCCGACGGACCCGACGGTCACGGTCGCCGGGGCGACGCCCGGCGGTACCCGCCCCTGTGGCACGACAAGGACCTCTACGCGCCCGTCGCGGTCATCCGGGCCGAGACGCTGGCCGCCCGCACCCTGGCCCGGACCCGGATCCTGGAGAGGCAGCGATGA
- a CDS encoding MFS transporter, with product MNAVNPRRWQALIVLAAAQFMVIMDTSIIGVALPDMQRDLGFSQGDLQWVFNAYVIAFGGLLLLGGRLSDLFGARKIFTTGWVILIAGSVVAAAAGNAWVEILGRAVQGVGGALIAPASMTLLMMLFGHNPRELGKAMALYGAAAPAGGTAGVFLGGVITQYLSWPWVFIIYVPIGLATLAAVPALLPSVEGRRGSVDVLGAAAVTAGIALAVYAIVRAPEQGWGSATTLLELGGALALLALFLVIQRSVREPLMPLKIWKAPGLATANLAMALLGAAWIPMWYFLNLYLQQVLGYGAFASGAALLPMTVAIMIFMIGVTARLLGKFGAKPLIVTGLLVLAAGVAGLSLVRPDGAFASDVLPASLIAAVGMSLAYIPAMMSAMSGVRPEESGLASGIVNTTYQVGSALGLAVMTAIATSRGAAEPGNLLRLTDGFQGAFVGAGAVAALGAVLTLLLMRRPRPADRTAAGTEAESLGA from the coding sequence ATGAACGCCGTCAATCCACGCAGGTGGCAGGCACTCATCGTGCTCGCCGCCGCGCAGTTCATGGTCATCATGGACACCTCCATCATCGGCGTCGCCCTGCCGGACATGCAGCGCGACCTCGGCTTCTCCCAGGGCGACCTGCAGTGGGTCTTCAACGCCTACGTCATCGCCTTCGGCGGCCTGCTGCTGCTCGGCGGGCGGCTGTCGGACCTGTTCGGCGCCCGCAAGATCTTCACCACCGGCTGGGTCATCCTGATCGCCGGCTCCGTCGTCGCCGCGGCGGCCGGCAACGCCTGGGTCGAGATCCTCGGCCGCGCCGTCCAGGGCGTCGGCGGGGCGCTCATCGCCCCCGCCTCGATGACGCTGCTCATGATGCTCTTCGGACACAACCCGCGCGAGCTGGGCAAGGCCATGGCCCTGTACGGCGCCGCCGCGCCCGCCGGCGGCACCGCGGGCGTGTTCCTCGGCGGCGTCATCACCCAGTACCTGAGCTGGCCCTGGGTTTTCATCATCTACGTCCCGATCGGCCTGGCCACCCTGGCCGCCGTCCCCGCCCTGCTCCCCTCCGTCGAGGGCCGGCGCGGCTCGGTCGACGTGCTGGGCGCCGCCGCCGTCACCGCGGGGATCGCGCTGGCCGTCTACGCCATCGTGCGTGCCCCCGAGCAGGGATGGGGGTCGGCCACCACGCTGCTGGAGCTCGGCGGGGCGCTCGCGCTGCTGGCACTGTTCCTGGTGATCCAGCGCAGCGTGCGCGAGCCGCTCATGCCGCTGAAGATCTGGAAGGCCCCCGGCCTGGCCACGGCCAACCTGGCGATGGCGCTGCTGGGCGCGGCCTGGATCCCGATGTGGTACTTCCTCAACCTCTACCTGCAGCAGGTGCTCGGCTACGGAGCCTTCGCCAGCGGGGCCGCGCTGCTGCCCATGACCGTCGCGATCATGATCTTCATGATCGGCGTCACCGCCCGGCTGCTCGGCAAGTTCGGCGCCAAGCCGCTCATCGTCACCGGCCTGCTCGTACTGGCCGCCGGCGTGGCGGGACTGTCCCTGGTACGGCCGGACGGGGCGTTCGCCTCCGACGTGCTGCCCGCGTCACTGATCGCGGCGGTCGGCATGTCGCTGGCCTACATCCCGGCGATGATGTCGGCCATGTCGGGGGTGCGGCCGGAGGAGAGCGGCCTCGCCTCGGGCATCGTCAACACCACCTACCAGGTCGGCTCGGCCCTCGGGCTGGCGGTCATGACCGCGATCGCCACCTCCCGGGGGGCCGCCGAGCCGGGAAATCTCCTCAGGCTCACCGACGGCTTCCAGGGCGCCTTCGTCGGGGCGGGAGCGGTGGCGGCGCTGGGCGCCGTACTCACCCTGCTGCTCATGCGCAGGCCCCGACCGGCCGACCGTACGGCCGCCGGGACCGAGGCGGAGTCGCTCGGCGCCTAG
- a CDS encoding heparinase II/III family protein, with product MLDKKRGIIGLGALALTFLTFLAVLACGPVELSLADSRGRVTCQSGQFSTVTGTDAMRGRVAFVGLPPVELGRDVDWRADPYRNRSWALNLHTLRWMGRLVVDYEATGRREYLDRATEIARDWVRDNPRGTAGVSPWAWAEHPVALRAPALVCLSAHVKDDWLAASLAEHAEILADATLYKGGHNHGLDQDIALLGIGCRFGEQRWTALALRRMTASARFAIDAQGVLREQAPRYGLYVHQRMRVAMEQIKDCGVGMPAELTRRWRSLEDYVAHATQPDGRLAPIGDSPADLRPKGISPRKDTVKVFTGGYVFGRTAWQDADSAYYSIRFGPGRALHGHEDHLGVSYHARRRDILVEAGFHSYEKTPYQRWTLSPQAHNVPVVVGADFREGTAARLLGEAAGRTRQSFRLADEAYGLTRTRSVLVEHGTDLMAVLDVVPRGRQVRPLWHLGPALSATAAGDGRVVLADGRWRASLIQLEMPACRPIGGQSVRSGEISPGYLKRIKVPTVVSPAAGALLTVIVPGAADPEISCSGGNVRVRTPGGTVSFTADVSTGLV from the coding sequence TTGCTTGACAAAAAACGGGGGATCATCGGGCTGGGCGCACTCGCCCTGACCTTCCTGACCTTCCTGGCCGTTCTGGCCTGCGGGCCGGTCGAGCTCTCCCTGGCCGACAGCCGGGGCAGGGTCACCTGCCAGAGTGGCCAGTTCTCCACCGTGACGGGGACCGACGCGATGAGAGGGCGGGTCGCCTTCGTCGGCCTTCCCCCGGTGGAGCTGGGCAGGGACGTCGACTGGCGTGCCGACCCCTACCGGAACCGCTCGTGGGCGCTGAACCTGCACACCCTGCGGTGGATGGGGCGGCTGGTCGTGGACTACGAGGCCACCGGGCGGCGCGAATACCTCGACCGGGCCACCGAGATCGCCAGGGACTGGGTGCGCGACAACCCGCGTGGAACGGCCGGTGTCAGCCCGTGGGCCTGGGCCGAGCATCCGGTGGCGCTCCGCGCCCCGGCTCTGGTCTGCCTCAGCGCTCACGTCAAGGACGACTGGCTGGCCGCCAGCCTGGCCGAGCACGCCGAGATCCTGGCCGACGCCACCCTTTACAAGGGCGGCCACAACCACGGCCTGGACCAGGACATCGCGCTGCTGGGCATCGGCTGCCGCTTCGGCGAGCAGAGGTGGACGGCTCTGGCGCTGCGCCGGATGACCGCCTCGGCCAGGTTCGCCATCGACGCGCAGGGAGTGCTGCGCGAGCAGGCCCCGCGCTACGGGCTCTACGTCCACCAGCGGATGCGCGTCGCGATGGAGCAGATCAAGGACTGCGGGGTCGGCATGCCCGCCGAGCTCACCCGGCGGTGGCGGTCGCTGGAGGACTACGTCGCCCACGCCACCCAGCCCGACGGCCGTCTGGCGCCCATCGGCGACAGCCCCGCCGACCTGCGCCCCAAAGGGATCTCCCCGAGGAAGGACACCGTGAAGGTGTTCACGGGCGGCTACGTCTTCGGCAGGACGGCCTGGCAGGACGCGGACTCGGCCTATTATTCGATCAGGTTCGGCCCCGGGCGCGCGCTCCACGGGCACGAGGACCATCTCGGTGTGAGCTACCACGCGCGGCGGCGCGACATCCTGGTGGAGGCGGGCTTCCACTCCTACGAGAAGACGCCCTACCAGAGGTGGACGCTCTCGCCGCAGGCCCACAACGTTCCCGTCGTGGTCGGCGCGGACTTCCGGGAAGGTACGGCGGCACGCCTGCTGGGGGAGGCCGCCGGCCGTACGCGCCAGTCCTTCCGGCTCGCCGACGAGGCCTACGGCCTCACCCGTACCCGGTCCGTGCTGGTCGAGCACGGCACGGATCTGATGGCCGTACTGGACGTGGTCCCGCGGGGGCGGCAGGTGCGCCCGCTGTGGCACCTCGGCCCCGCGCTCAGCGCGACCGCCGCGGGGGACGGCAGGGTGGTGCTGGCCGACGGGCGCTGGCGGGCGTCGCTGATCCAGCTGGAGATGCCCGCGTGCAGGCCGATCGGCGGCCAGTCGGTCCGGTCCGGGGAGATCTCGCCCGGTTACCTGAAGAGGATCAAGGTCCCGACGGTGGTCTCCCCGGCGGCGGGAGCCCTGCTGACCGTGATCGTGCCGGGCGCCGCCGACCCGGAGATCTCCTGCTCCGGTGGGAACGTGCGGGTCCGGACCCCGGGCGGCACGGTCTCCTTCACGGCAGACGTCTCCACGGGGCTCGTCTGA
- a CDS encoding heavy-metal-associated domain-containing protein, with product MCTACACGTQDSTSAQVEITEGKVYTVSGMTCGHCVSSVSAEVESVGGVTGVQVDLATGLVTVSGTGFSDEEIRAAVDRAGYALADASPVSASRTISVS from the coding sequence ATGTGCACGGCATGCGCGTGCGGCACCCAGGACAGCACCTCCGCCCAGGTGGAGATCACTGAGGGCAAGGTCTACACAGTCAGCGGGATGACCTGTGGCCACTGCGTCTCGTCGGTCTCCGCCGAGGTCGAAAGCGTCGGCGGCGTGACCGGCGTCCAGGTCGACCTGGCCACCGGCCTGGTCACGGTCAGCGGGACGGGCTTCTCCGACGAGGAGATCCGCGCGGCGGTGGACCGGGCGGGCTACGCGCTGGCGGACGCCTCACCGGTCAGCGCGTCCCGAACGATCAGCGTGTCCTGA
- a CDS encoding amino acid permease yields MAIFRSGSGVLRRKPIEHIEEPEGGKSEQLTRVLGLWQLTAIGVGGIIGAGIFTLAGTVANGTAGPAVVVSFLIAGIASAAAALSYAEFAGLIPKAGSAYTYGYAVLGELPGWFIGWDLLLEYTAIVAVVAIGISGYFSFLLGDLGLQLPAWMLGAPGTGEGHQVDLFAAILCLFIAYLLNLGMKNAARFETAVVGLKVAVVLMVIVIGFFYINSDNYVPFFPFGIGGAITGAATVFFAVFGYDAMSTAAEESKDAQRHMPKAIVYSLAISMVLYVLACLVLTGMQKYTEIDKESGFSTAFKSVGLSRLADVIAVGAIVGILTVMFTFMLGVSRVWFSMSRDGLLPKWFAKTHPTRHVPTRVTWIVGVASAFIAGFLPIREAAELTNIGILLAFAVVCTAVIVLRYRQPDLPRTFRCPGMPLVPAIGVVFSLWLITFLQWQTWVRFLAWFLIGLVVYFAYSYRHSELARAEAAHGGGVPPDER; encoded by the coding sequence ATGGCCATATTTCGGTCGGGATCGGGCGTGCTACGCCGTAAACCCATCGAGCACATCGAAGAACCGGAGGGCGGCAAGAGCGAGCAGCTCACCCGCGTGCTGGGACTCTGGCAGCTCACCGCGATCGGGGTGGGCGGCATCATCGGCGCAGGCATCTTCACGCTCGCGGGCACGGTCGCCAACGGCACGGCGGGTCCCGCGGTGGTGGTGTCGTTCCTGATCGCCGGGATCGCGAGCGCGGCGGCGGCGCTCTCCTACGCGGAGTTCGCGGGCCTCATCCCGAAAGCGGGGTCGGCCTACACCTACGGCTACGCGGTCCTCGGCGAGCTGCCGGGCTGGTTCATCGGCTGGGACCTGCTGCTGGAGTACACCGCGATCGTCGCGGTCGTCGCCATCGGCATCTCCGGCTACTTCTCGTTCCTGCTCGGCGACCTGGGCCTGCAGTTGCCCGCGTGGATGCTGGGGGCCCCGGGAACGGGGGAAGGGCACCAGGTGGACCTGTTCGCCGCCATACTGTGCCTGTTCATCGCATATCTGCTGAACCTCGGCATGAAGAACGCGGCCCGGTTCGAGACGGCCGTCGTCGGGCTGAAGGTCGCCGTGGTGCTGATGGTCATCGTCATCGGCTTCTTCTACATCAACTCCGACAACTACGTCCCGTTCTTCCCCTTCGGCATCGGCGGCGCCATAACCGGGGCGGCCACGGTCTTCTTCGCCGTCTTCGGCTACGACGCCATGAGCACGGCGGCGGAGGAGTCCAAGGACGCCCAGCGCCACATGCCGAAGGCGATCGTGTACTCGCTCGCCATCTCGATGGTCCTGTACGTGCTGGCCTGCCTGGTGCTGACGGGCATGCAGAAATACACGGAGATCGACAAGGAGAGCGGCTTCTCCACGGCGTTCAAGTCCGTGGGCCTGAGCCGCCTGGCCGACGTGATCGCGGTCGGGGCGATCGTCGGCATCCTCACCGTGATGTTCACCTTCATGCTCGGGGTGAGCCGTGTCTGGTTCTCGATGAGCCGCGACGGGCTGCTGCCCAAGTGGTTCGCCAAGACGCACCCGACGCGGCACGTGCCGACGCGCGTGACGTGGATCGTCGGCGTCGCCTCGGCGTTCATCGCCGGGTTCCTCCCCATCAGGGAGGCCGCGGAGCTGACCAACATCGGCATCCTGCTCGCCTTCGCGGTCGTGTGCACGGCGGTGATCGTGCTGCGCTACCGGCAACCCGACCTGCCTCGGACCTTCCGCTGCCCCGGAATGCCGCTGGTGCCCGCGATCGGCGTCGTCTTCTCGCTCTGGCTGATCACCTTCCTGCAGTGGCAGACGTGGGTGCGCTTCCTGGCGTGGTTCCTGATCGGCCTGGTCGTCTACTTCGCATACTCCTACCGGCACTCCGAGCTGGCCAGGGCGGAGGCGGCGCACGGCGGCGGGGTCCCGCCGGACGAGCGCTGA
- a CDS encoding UbiA prenyltransferase family protein — translation MTSLATRSRPMTRGRALIRIHRLEYPFPAVYACHVLWGACFAATDPGQLFTVPVLVTLLANLLAVVSQNPLNAALDIRADSHTRGKGGIATATRRLSPAVAFRCAAIEKTLALVLATAVSVGLGRPAVAIGVGLAIVLHLLYNLEPVRLKRRGFANPAYFALTFAFLPCVSTYSAVRPDVPAPVWLVFAGLAVLLFGRSLWWSIPDLAGDAAAGDRPPAVRHGAYRSLLVACAATAGALVLVGWGLWWLYGPAWSLLGVAACAAFLIDKLGLLPGISDENLPDERTMRKRSLSMVLAADLLLVVIPLVAG, via the coding sequence ATGACCTCGCTGGCCACTCGGAGCCGGCCGATGACCCGGGGACGGGCACTGATCCGCATCCACCGGCTCGAATACCCATTCCCGGCGGTATACGCGTGTCACGTGCTCTGGGGCGCCTGCTTCGCGGCGACCGACCCCGGGCAGCTGTTCACCGTGCCCGTACTGGTCACCCTCCTGGCCAACCTGCTCGCCGTCGTCTCGCAGAATCCGCTCAACGCGGCGCTGGACATCCGCGCGGACTCCCACACGCGGGGGAAGGGCGGCATCGCCACCGCGACCCGGCGGCTCAGCCCGGCCGTGGCCTTCCGGTGCGCCGCGATCGAGAAGACGCTGGCACTGGTGCTGGCGACCGCGGTCTCGGTGGGGCTCGGCCGTCCGGCGGTGGCGATCGGCGTGGGGCTGGCGATCGTCCTGCACCTGCTCTACAACCTCGAACCCGTCCGCCTGAAGCGGCGCGGCTTCGCCAACCCCGCCTACTTCGCCCTGACCTTCGCCTTCCTGCCCTGCGTGTCGACCTACTCGGCCGTCCGCCCGGACGTCCCGGCGCCCGTCTGGCTGGTGTTCGCCGGCCTGGCGGTGCTGCTGTTCGGACGCTCGCTGTGGTGGTCCATTCCGGACCTGGCCGGAGACGCCGCCGCCGGTGACCGCCCGCCTGCCGTACGGCACGGCGCCTACCGGTCCCTGCTGGTGGCCTGCGCGGCCACGGCGGGCGCGCTCGTGCTCGTCGGGTGGGGCCTGTGGTGGCTCTACGGCCCGGCGTGGTCACTCCTGGGCGTCGCGGCCTGCGCCGCTTTCCTCATCGACAAACTCGGCCTGCTGCCCGGCATCTCCGACGAGAACCTTCCCGATGAGAGGACGATGCGCAAACGGAGCCTGTCCATGGTCCTGGCGGCCGACCTGCTGCTGGTGGTGATCCCCCTGGTGGCCGGATGA
- a CDS encoding cytochrome P450, translating into MNLNGYRFALRTRSFLEAHAADGTGMVELGSAPEPRLLVWHPETVGEIFRSEQQMVLEGSDTLGPLVGPHSLLFANGPRHAAYRKVVGTALRGHRLAAYHGTIRDAVDAALDGLVPGEVFCLPEWTRDLTLRIIGQIVLGHAGHETLGPFTRWVEYTLGSRPRTLAYRHLRVPGPLPSPWRTFRRRRTEIVHSLLEAARPATAAAGPSTLAARLSAGSEPLGPVGDEELSDQLVSLLFAGHETTASAIAWTLFWLHRDDRVRHDVQEELAATGDDGSAAERVPLLNAVCQEALRISPPATVAGNRTLTADRRIAGRPMPAGTRLTPCIALAHRNPEAYPHPWRFDPARFLDTRRSAQEYLPFGGGTRRCLGANLAMLEMRMVVAAVLRRHALRCLNPEAGVPNLRGPAMGPGPLRMAVGGCPRRAGTSGGTAAGTPMTRTEG; encoded by the coding sequence GTGAACCTCAACGGATACCGGTTCGCCCTGCGCACGCGGTCGTTCCTGGAGGCCCACGCCGCGGACGGGACCGGCATGGTCGAGCTCGGCTCGGCTCCGGAGCCGCGACTGCTGGTCTGGCACCCCGAGACGGTCGGGGAGATCTTCCGCTCCGAACAGCAGATGGTCCTGGAGGGCAGCGACACCCTGGGACCTCTGGTCGGGCCCCACTCCCTGCTCTTCGCCAACGGGCCACGGCACGCGGCCTACCGCAAGGTGGTCGGTACGGCGTTGCGCGGGCACCGGCTGGCCGCCTACCACGGCACCATCCGTGACGCCGTCGACGCCGCGCTGGACGGGCTGGTCCCGGGCGAGGTGTTCTGCCTGCCCGAATGGACCCGCGACCTGACGCTCCGGATCATCGGGCAGATCGTGCTCGGCCACGCCGGGCACGAGACGCTCGGCCCCTTCACGAGGTGGGTGGAGTACACGCTCGGATCCCGGCCCCGCACCCTCGCCTACCGCCACCTGCGGGTGCCCGGACCGCTGCCGTCACCGTGGCGGACCTTCCGGCGGCGCAGGACGGAGATCGTCCACAGCCTCCTGGAGGCCGCGCGTCCCGCGACGGCGGCCGCGGGACCGTCCACGCTCGCCGCGCGGCTGTCCGCCGGAAGCGAGCCCCTCGGCCCCGTCGGCGACGAGGAGCTCTCCGACCAGCTGGTGTCGCTGCTGTTCGCCGGCCATGAGACGACCGCGTCCGCGATCGCCTGGACCCTGTTCTGGCTGCACCGCGACGACCGCGTCCGCCACGACGTCCAGGAGGAGCTGGCCGCGACCGGCGACGACGGCTCCGCCGCCGAGAGGGTCCCCCTGCTGAACGCGGTGTGCCAGGAAGCCCTGCGGATCTCTCCCCCCGCCACGGTCGCCGGCAACCGGACGCTCACCGCCGACCGGCGGATCGCCGGCCGGCCCATGCCTGCGGGCACCCGCCTCACCCCGTGCATCGCCCTGGCCCATCGCAACCCGGAGGCCTACCCGCACCCGTGGCGCTTCGATCCCGCGCGGTTCCTGGACACGCGGAGATCCGCCCAGGAGTATCTCCCCTTCGGCGGAGGGACCCGCCGGTGCCTCGGCGCGAACCTGGCCATGCTGGAGATGCGGATGGTCGTCGCGGCGGTGCTGCGCCGGCACGCTCTCCGCTGCCTCAACCCCGAGGCCGGGGTGCCGAACCTGCGAGGGCCCGCCATGGGTCCCGGGCCGCTCAGGATGGCGGTCGGCGGGTGCCCCCGGCGGGCCGGGACATCGGGCGGGACGGCCGCGGGCACCCCCATGACGAGAACCGAGGGTTGA
- a CDS encoding RyR domain-containing protein has translation MKTPFAAFRLRIAFIFLAVAAFVLGYVGMRTYLVSRPEFARSPLDIVYYDLQLFVLDPIPFDGMTPLPWTLELARFIAPAVTIYALIEAARLMLTTEIRRIRAREARRHAVICGEGPMARGLVEKLRAAGRDVVVVTSTPVTVLDDPRVLQVVGDARTPAVLRAAGVGRAEVLYACEQDSSTNTGIALAAHRVRRSAAGPLAAYVLISDPDLCAALRARRLGVVDPPGIRLDFFNLDELAARVLLDRDPVDECLPVTLVGLDGFGSALLVGLARRWRLRSPQSQPRLPVTVIDADADATLSVIRRRCEFIDSVLDLTTVHPRLLDSGEHAPADVPQRVYVCYRDEDLALKTALTTLRLWTRSPRSLVIRVERQGMFDQAFQGVSLLEDLAGLLRVFAVTEEAGDPRLIAEDLIEQLARTIHENYVYGCLTSGESPETNDSLVAWPKLPESLKKANRSQAQDIGRKLKAVGAVLASRVDPGLGFAFTEAEIERLAAMEHRRWMDERAADGWTHGPSRDTVRKLHPDMEDWARLHESAKEKDRNVVRHLPAVLAMAGFQIVRMEGAAPEVPRSFL, from the coding sequence GTGAAGACACCATTCGCCGCCTTCCGGCTCCGAATCGCGTTCATCTTCCTGGCGGTAGCGGCTTTCGTTCTGGGCTACGTCGGCATGCGGACCTATCTGGTCTCCCGGCCGGAGTTCGCGCGCTCGCCGCTGGACATCGTCTATTACGATCTCCAGCTGTTCGTTCTCGATCCCATCCCTTTCGACGGCATGACCCCGCTGCCGTGGACGCTGGAACTGGCCAGGTTCATCGCGCCCGCCGTGACGATCTACGCCCTGATCGAGGCGGCGCGGCTCATGCTCACCACCGAGATCCGGCGGATCCGGGCGCGGGAGGCGCGGCGGCACGCCGTGATCTGCGGGGAGGGACCGATGGCCCGGGGACTGGTCGAGAAGCTGCGCGCCGCCGGGCGTGACGTCGTGGTGGTCACCTCCACCCCCGTCACCGTCCTGGACGACCCTCGCGTGCTCCAGGTGGTCGGCGACGCCCGCACCCCCGCCGTGCTCAGGGCGGCGGGGGTCGGCAGGGCCGAGGTGCTCTACGCCTGCGAGCAGGACAGCTCCACGAACACGGGGATCGCCCTGGCCGCTCACAGGGTCAGGCGGTCCGCCGCCGGCCCGCTGGCGGCCTACGTCCTCATCTCCGACCCCGATCTCTGCGCGGCCCTGCGTGCCCGGCGGCTGGGCGTGGTGGACCCGCCCGGCATCCGGCTGGACTTCTTCAACCTCGACGAACTCGCCGCCCGGGTGCTGCTGGACCGCGATCCCGTCGACGAATGCCTGCCCGTCACGCTTGTCGGCCTCGACGGCTTCGGCAGCGCGCTGCTCGTCGGCCTGGCCCGGCGGTGGCGGCTACGGTCTCCGCAGTCCCAGCCGAGACTGCCGGTGACCGTCATCGACGCGGACGCCGACGCGACACTGTCCGTCATACGCCGGAGATGCGAATTCATCGACTCCGTCCTCGACCTCACGACCGTCCACCCTCGCCTGCTCGACTCCGGCGAGCACGCCCCCGCCGACGTGCCGCAGCGGGTGTACGTGTGCTACCGCGACGAGGACCTGGCCCTGAAGACCGCGCTGACCACCCTGCGGCTGTGGACCAGGTCACCGCGCTCGCTCGTGATCCGGGTCGAACGGCAGGGAATGTTCGACCAGGCCTTCCAGGGAGTGAGCCTCCTGGAGGACCTGGCCGGCCTCCTGCGGGTGTTCGCCGTCACCGAGGAGGCCGGTGATCCGCGTCTGATCGCCGAGGACCTCATCGAGCAGCTGGCACGGACCATCCACGAGAACTACGTCTACGGCTGCCTCACGAGCGGAGAGTCCCCGGAGACCAACGACTCGCTGGTCGCCTGGCCGAAGCTGCCCGAGAGCCTGAAGAAGGCCAACCGCAGCCAGGCCCAGGACATCGGCCGCAAGCTCAAGGCCGTCGGGGCCGTCCTCGCATCACGGGTGGACCCCGGACTCGGGTTCGCCTTCACCGAAGCGGAGATCGAGCGGCTCGCCGCCATGGAGCACCGGCGCTGGATGGACGAGCGCGCCGCGGACGGCTGGACCCACGGCCCCTCCCGCGACACCGTCCGCAAGCTCCACCCCGACATGGAGGACTGGGCCCGCCTCCACGAATCGGCCAAGGAGAAGGATCGCAACGTCGTACGCCACCTGCCCGCCGTGCTCGCCATGGCCGGTTTCCAGATCGTCCGCATGGAGGGGGCCGCCCCGGAGGTCCCGCGGAGCTTCCTGTGA